TCGTAGGAACTGCGGCGAGAAGAGACCGTACTGGTCCTGCCTGACTGCTTCGTCCTCTGGGCTGATTTCCACGTGGAGGACGGAGGACATGTCTGACGCTGCCTTCCTCGCATCCTTTGCCACCAGCGCGGTGTACCGCGCCGTCTCGGGCATCTTCATGCGCCAGTAGTAGGTGAGGATCGCCGGAACCGCGCCCAGCATGAGAACGATCCGCCAGACGAAGTTAGCGTTCCTTCTTGGATTGGTCCTCAGAAACGAGGCTGATACCACCACGGCAACGATTCCAGCTGCAAGGTTGCCGAAACCCTGCGATTGTTCCGGCCATCAATGCATGTAATGCAGACGAGTTAGCTACAGCATCGTTACTCACTTGCATGGCGAAAACAGCCGCAATGAAGGCGCCGCGTCTCCTCTTGTTGGCGTACTCGGACATGATGGTTGCCGAGAGCGGGTAATCGCCGCCGATGCCGAAGCCAAGCCAGAAGCGGAAGAAGCAGAGGACGGCCACCACGTTCGACGCTTCGTTGGTGCCGAAGTAGAGGCCCGACGCCAGGGAGGTGACCACCATGAGAAGCAGCGTGACGCCGTAGATGCGCTTGCGGCCCATCTTGTCGCCCAGCCAGCCAAAGACCAGTTGCCCCGGCACGGCGCCACACAGAGCGATGCCGTTGATGGTGGCTTTGACGCCGCGATCAATCTGTTCCTCGTAGTACAGGTAGCTTATGAGATCCATGACGAGGGAGATGGCGAAGAAATCATAGGCATCCGTGAAGAAGCCCATGCCGGCGATTGCGGTTGCCATAAAGTGGTAGAGCTGTGTCCTGGCAACATCCAGAGCGTGCAGTACTCTCAGCTGCTGCCCAAGAGCCATTGGTCTTCTTCTCCCTCTCGCGAGCTCTTGCTGCAAGCCACTCCGGCCTGCAGAGAAATGGAGTGTCAGAAACTGTCGTTTTTTCAAGAGGTTTGCTTCAGGGTTGTGTCCCCTGTAGGAGACATATGGAGATCATTTGCAATAGCTTATATTGGATAAGACACCAACATAAAAGCCTAACTGAATGATCCAACACTCCTAGGCATAGTTTATTCTCGCCAACTGCGTTCAGAAAACTGGGCAAATGGATATGTGCCGAATATCCTTCTTGCAACACACTAGTATGTACGACAAGTTCTACGCGTGGAATGGACCTTATAGATTACCTAAAACAAAATAATTTCTATGTCACTGGAATGGGATTGTGCAGAAATTACTACGCCGTCTATTGGTCAGAATCTTCAGGGACGTAAGTATCTATGTACTCATTTGTCCAAATTTATAACAAGTTTAACGAGCTCGTCTTATTAAAAATGTTTACgaaaaatgaaaattttgaagttaTTAATGTATATTATATGGTAAACGATATCacggtaaaagtaataataattaTAAATATTTTAATACGACGAATGGTCAAATGTAGGG
This portion of the Zea mays cultivar B73 chromosome 2, Zm-B73-REFERENCE-NAM-5.0, whole genome shotgun sequence genome encodes:
- the pht12 gene encoding phosphate transporter 12 (The RefSeq protein has 9 substitutions compared to this genomic sequence) gives rise to the protein MALGQQLRVLHALDVARTQLYHFMATAIAGMGFFTDAYDFFAISLVMDLISYLYNEEQIDRGVKATINGIALCGAVPGQLVFGWLGDKMGRKRIYGVTLLLMVVTSLASGLYFGTNEASNVVAVLCFFRFWLGFGIGGDYPLSATIMSEYANKRRRGAFIAAVFAMQGFGNLAAGIVAVVVSASFLRTNPRRNANFVWRIVLMLGAVPAILTYYWRMKMPETARYTALVAKDARKAASDMSSVLHVEIIPEDEAVRQDKYGLFSAQFLRYHGTHLLATSACWLAVDITFYSLNLYMKDIFADVGLIDPPGNNDLFTRMTVTTLLHTGIALCGTLPGYFFTVAFVDRIGRVRIQLLGFTMMSVLTAILAATYAYWKRQETIQRKMGFAVLYGLTNFFANFGPNTTTFIVPAEIFPARMRATCHGIAGAFGKIGAIIGVFGFMSNMEEHGVVPRKLWALFASNLVGLVFTFLLPDSKGKSLEEMAGETEEQQQQQDAAVVAAADHINLVPI